A window of the Lolium perenne isolate Kyuss_39 chromosome 7, Kyuss_2.0, whole genome shotgun sequence genome harbors these coding sequences:
- the LOC127300914 gene encoding endoglucanase 20 yields MAVKVWVVTMVLLYRFCAGFGTGGDQATDVLCLGSLDYNDALAKAIQFFEGQRSGRLPANQRTRWRGNSALADGRQENVNLTGGYYDAGDNVKFGFPMAFTVTLLSWSAIEYQGDVAAAGQLGNLRTAIQWGADFLLRAHTSPTTLYTQVGDGNADHECWERPEDMDTPRTLYKITADTPGSEAAGEAAAALAAAYLVFKDDSDKGFASRLLAASRSLFKFANNYRGSFQSSCPFYCSYSGFQDELLWSSAWLYRATKDAQYLDFLSDNQGSSNPVNEFSWDNKQAGAQMLATQEYLGGKTELARYKANLDSLVCALMPNSGNVQIQTTPGGLLFTRDSVNMQYTTTAALILSIYSKALKSSGYDGVRCSAATFSQDQIASFAASQVDYILGKNPMGMSYMVGFSDMFPKRIHHRGSSIPSIKVLSRTVPCKEGFSSWLPTSDPNPNIHVGAIVGGPDGNDQFSDSRGDSSHSEPATYINAAFVGACAAAMGQKHSVKLEEPVNDLTPTSSY; encoded by the exons ATGGCGGTGAAGGTATGGGTGGTAACAATGGTGCTATTGTACCGCTTTTGCGCAGGGTTTGGAACTGGAGGCGATCAGGCAACCGATGTCCTTTGTTTGGGCTCGCTGGACTACAACGACGCGCTGGCCAAGGCCATCCAGTTCTTTGAGGGGCAGCGGTCGGGGCGGCTGCCGGCAAACCAGAGAACCAGGTGGCGCGGGAACTCCGCACTCGCCGACGGCCGCCAAGAAAAT GTTAACCTGACTGGTGGCTACTACGACGCCGGCGATAACGTCAAATTCGGGTTCCCGATGGCATTCACCGTCACCCTCCTGAGCTGGAGCGCCATCGAGTACCAGGGCGACGTCGCGGCTGCGGGGCAGCTGGGCAACCTCCGGACAGCGATCCAGTGGGGCGCAGATTTCCTGCTCCGTGCACACACGTCTCCTACTACCCTCTACACCCAG GTTGGGGATGGGAACGCCGACCACGAGTGCTGGGAGCGGCCGGAAGACATGGACACGCCTAGGACTCTGTACAAGATCACCGCGGACACCCCCGGGTCGGAGGCCGCCGGCGAGGCGGCAGCGGCGCTCGCGGCAGCCTACCTGGTCTTCAAGGACGACAGTGACAAGGGCTTCGCTTCGCGACTCCTGGCCGCTTCCAGATCG CTCTTCAAGTTTGCCAACAATTACAGGGGATCCTTCCAGTCGTCCTGCCCCTTTTACTGCTCCTACTCCGGCTTCCAG GATGAGCTACTCTGGTCCTCGGCTTGGCTCTACCGGGCGACCAAGGACGCCCAGTACCTCGACTTCCTGAGTGACAACCAGGGCTCCAGCAACCCTGTGAATGAGTTCAGCTGGGACAACAAGCAGGCTGGGGCTCAGATGCTCGCCACACAG GAGTATTTGGGAGGAAAGACAGAGCTAGCAAGGTACAAGGCCAACCTGGATTCCTTGGTCTGCGCCCTTATGCCTAACAGCGGCAACGTGCAGATACAGACAACTCCTG GAGGGCTTCTCTTTACACGCGATTCGGTCAATATGCAGTACACCACCACCGCTGCTCTCATCCTGTCCATCTACTCCAAGGCGCTCAAGTCCTCGGGCTACGACGGAGTCCGCTGCAGCGCTGCAACCTTCTCTCAAGATCAGATTGCTTCATTCGCCGCATCACAG GTCGATTACATCCTGGGGaagaaccccatgggaatgtcctaCATGGTGGGGTTCAGCGACATGTTCCCCAAGCGAATTCACCACCGCGGCTCATCCATCCCTTCCATCAAGGTTCTAAGCAGGACGGTCCCCTGCAAAGAAGGGTTCTCTTCATGGTTACCGACGAGTGACCCGAACCCGAATATCCACGTCGGTGCGATCGTCGGAGGACCTGATGGTAATGACCAGTTCAGCGACAGCAGGGGGGATTCCTCACACTCCGAGCCAGCGACGTACATCAACGCAGCCTTTGTTGGTGCCTGTGCCGCTGCTATGGGGCAGAAGCACTCCGTGAAGTTGGAGGAGCCTGTCAACGACCTAACGCCAACTTCATCATACTAG
- the LOC127300915 gene encoding uncharacterized protein: MLSTAAAASSTSLAAFPTRARRRRRPVAAAAEQFATSSSIADYLRYRRPGSGDISGGRGGGELQTAVVRYEKRLPWSLLHPFLRVDLVSTVHIADKEYFDKLQQALEDYDCILYEMVTSRDNLNNHKDPTFAKRLKSSRKGFSILGFIQKQMARILSLDYQLDCLDYGDEKWQHADLDFETFKQLQTERGESFFSFAVDMTLKSTKALIQPSLPDGLDFWRSKLLWASRVLPMPLVGLFVITGLCLPVENQDGYPELEALSKLDLGAALKIFLAKQLTSDFTAMTAPAEDKSVIIGERNRVATEKIKGAINRGYKRIAVLYGGGHMPDLGRRLREELNMVPSDVQWLTAWSIRSRELDRKSLPFLKTMAEVSGWPLNRYETLALLIFSSVLAVDLWFWELLVETGVNWASFASSWIDQFSGSL, encoded by the exons ATGCTCTCCACAGCAGCGGCGGCGTCCTCCACCTCCCTCGCCGCCTTCCCCACCCGcgcgcgccgccggcgccgccccgtCGCCGCCGCGGCCGAGCAGTTCGCCACGAGCAGCTCCATCGCGGATTACCTCCGGTACCGACGCCCGGGGTCCGGGGACATCTCCGGAGGaaggggcggcggcgagctgcagaCGGCAGTGGTGCGGTACGAGAAGCGGCTCCCGTGGTCGCTCCTCCATCCTTTCCTCCGG GTTGATTTGGTTTCTACTGTACACATTGCTGACAAAGA atACTTTGATAAActccaacaagcacttgaagattaTGACTGCATTCTCTATGAAATGGTGACAAGTCGGGATAATTTGAACAATCACAAGGACCCAACATTTGCCAAGAGGCTTAAATCTTCACGCAAAGGCTTCAGTATTCTTGGTTTCATACAGAAACAAATGGCTCGTATTCTTTCGTTGGATTACCAGCTAGATTGCCTTGATTATGGCGATGAGAAATGGCAACATGCGGACCTTGACTTTGAGACATTCAAGCAGCTTCAG ACAGAAAGAGGTGAAAGCTTTTTCTCATTTGCGGTTGACATGACACTGAAATCTACTAAAGCCTTGATACAACCAAGTTTGCCAGATGGTCTTGATTTCTGGAGATCTAAGTTGCTCTGGGCTTCACGTGTTCTACCAATGCCACTTGTTGGACTATTTGTTATCACTGGGCTTTGTTTGCCGGTGGAAAATCAAGATGGATATCCTGAGCTCGAAGCACTATCTAAACTAGATTTAGGAGCTGCTCTAAAGATCTTCCTGGCTAAGCAATTGACTTCTGA TTTCACAGCTATGACTGCTCCCGCTGAGGATAAGTCGGTTATAATTGGGGAGAGGAACAGAGTTGCCACTGAGAAAATAAAGGGTGCGATAAATAGAGGGTACAAGAGAATAGCGGTTCTGTATGGAGGTGGGCATATGCCAGACCTTGGAAGACGTCTTCGAGAAGAGCTAAATATGGTCCCATCGGATGTGCAATGGCTCACAGCATGGTCAATAAGAAGCCGTGAGCTAGATAGAAAATCACTTCCATTCTTGAAGACGATGGCTGAGGTTTCAGGGTGGCCTTTGAATAGATACGAAACACTGGCTCTGCTCATCTTTTCTTCAGTTCTTGCAGTTGACCTTTGGTTCTGGGAGCTTCTTGTGGAAACTGGTGTGAACTGGGCATCCTTTGCTAGTTCTTGGATTGATCAATTCAGTGGCTCGCTTTGA